Sequence from the Marinobacter antarcticus genome:
CAAATGAATAACACGCAAAGCACGCCTTCTGGCGGTCAACGGCCAGATTATTCCGATGAGATCAGTCTGGTTGATCTCGTTGCAACGTTTATCCGCAGGCGTCGGGTTTTTTATGTGGTCTTTGTTACTGTCACACTAGCTGGCTTGGCCTACGCACTATGGATGCCGGACGAGTATGAGTACGCGAGTCTTATTCAGATCGCTCAAAAAGATAGCAAAGAGTTTGTCCAACCGCCAGAAACAATCATTGCAACACTGGAGAGTCGCTGGTTTCCGGAAGTGAAAGCCATATATCGCGAAAAACATGGCAGAAAACTGCCCTTTAATGTGTCTTTCATTAATCCCGAAAGCACTGGCCTGATTCGTTTTAGTAGTAACACGACGAAAGAAGAAGAGAAATCCGTTGGCGCAGCCCACAGTTCTCTGATCAGCAGCGTGGAAGACCACCAAAAGGTGTTGATTGAGGGCGAGAGGCAAAGCCTTGAACGCCAGTTAGTGTCTCTTGAAAAGGCTATTGAAACTTTAAAGGGTGAGAAGGATGCCGGTGAAGCTATTGCCGGCACGATAGAAAGACGTTCCAGGCTTGAGGCTAAGCTCGAAGGGCTGCAGGGAGCGGAGGTGCTTGTTACCAGCCGCCAAAGTGCTGAAAAAGTAGCCCCGAAGCGTCGTCTGATTGTTGTGTTGGCAGTTTTGCTAGGTAGCATGTTGGGTGTTTTTTTGGTCTTTATTAGTGAGTTTGCGGCCTTAGTGAGAGAGCAAGTAGCAACCGAGAGCGCTGGCTGATTTTATTCGAGTTAGGTGTATTTCTGACTCTTTGACAACCTTTGACGCTTCCGCATTCATTTGGTCTATGTGTCAGACTTTCTGTCACTTGAATGTCTCATGCGATGCCGTAGAATCGCCTCGCTTCAGACTTGGAGCATTCACACACTGACAGGGATGCAGTTGGGAGTATGTTTTCCCCTCCTCGTTTTTTCCTGCTATTGCTGGCAATTTATTTCTATGACCTTAAAACACTGGGCCCTGGTCGGTGGGGCGGTAGCGTGCCTGACCAGCACTTTTACGATAGCGGCACCCTGGCTTGAGCCGGGTGATGCGCGCGCCCGGTATGCGGTACAGAAGCTTGCAGATCGCGGCCACCTTCAGCGCCCAGTCACGAGCTGGCCAATAATGTGGGGTTCGATAACCAACGGACTGAATGAGGCAGAGGCCAAGCCTGAGGCTGTCACTGGGCTGGCTCGTAACTACCTCGAGTTCGAACGTGCCCAGCAAGCCTCTCCTGGTTTTCGTTCGGAACTGGAAGTCGTGGGTACCAATGAAGTGGCTATGGTTCAGGGCTTTGATCGCGGGCCAATGGCTGAAGCGACAGTAAAACTGGACGTGCAATGGCAAGGGCAGAACTGGGCTTTTGGCCTGAGTCCTTCATACGCTCATAACCCTGATGACGATGAAAATGTCCGCTTTGATGGCTCCTATCTCGCAGCCACCGCAGGAAACTGGGTATTTGGTGCCGGTGCCATTGATCGCTGGTGGGGGCCTGGCTGGCAATCCAGTCTTATCTTATCCAGCAACGCCCGGCCACTACCCTCCGTATGGCTGAATCGCAAAGATGCCTCCGCGCCTGAAAGCCGCTGGTTGAGTTGGGTTGGCCCCTGGCAGTTCACAGTGCTTGCCGGGCAGTATGAAAAAGAACGCAAAGTGCCGGAAGCCAAGCTGATTGGTATGCGCTTAAACGTCCGCCCGCTGGATGGTCTGGAACTCGGCTTTTCCCGCGCCATCATGTTTGGCGGGGAAGGGCGCCCTGAAGGCGCCTCTACCATTTGGAATGCGTTGATCGGCAAGGATAACGGTCAGCTGGAAGAAAACGACCCGGGTAATCAGCTTGCCGGCATAGATGCCCGTTATGGCTTTGCTATAGGCAAGCAGTCCATGGGCCTTTACGGCCAGATGATGGGCGAAGACGAGGCTGGCGCATTTCCCGCACGGAAGTCCTGGCTATTGGGTAGCGACTGGACCAGTGAGCTGTTAAACGGCGAGCAACAGTGGTTTGTCGAATACGCCAACACCCTCGCCGACGACTTCCTGGGCGACGCCATGCCCAACATCACTTACGACCACTCTCGGTATAATAGTGGATACCGTTACTACGGCCGCACCATGGGTGCCAGCTTCAGTGGCGACGCCGAAGCCGTCACTCTGGGTGGTTTCCATTTCTTCGACGACGGCCGCAACCTGTCGGCCAGCCTCAGCTTTGTTGAGTTCAACAAAGATGGAATAAGCCGGACACCTGTGATCGATAAAGACATCAAGTTGATGGTGCCCGCTGAAAATGCCAAACAAGTGATTGCAAAAGTCGGTTATGGCACAGAATTACTCAATGGCTGGCTGGACCTGAGCGCGCAGTTTGCAGATAAAAAGCTTGAACTGGTCAATCCGGCAGACAATGAAGCCGGTCAATGGTCTGTTGGCGCCAGTTGGCGATACCGTTTTTGATGTGCTTCATCTAATCGATAATTTCAAACTATTTTTCAAAATATACACTGGATACCCGCTGTGAACTTGAAGCGCTTTCTTTTTTCCTCGGCATTATTAATGCCTCTGTGTGTTTTCGCTCAATCGATAACACCCGCCCAGGTCCAGCAGTTTCAATCCCTGCCTACAGCCCAGCAGGAAGCCTTGGCACGGCAATACGGTGTAGATCTGGATCAGATTCAGGGGAGTGCGGCGCAACCCGGCCCGGAAGTGAATCAACAGATTTCGGTCGTCGAGCCACTTGAGAAAGAGGCAGGGCAGAATGAAAAGGAAGATCAGAGTGACAGCCAACTATCTAAAGAAGAGCAGGCTTTCAGCAAGAAAAATTTTGGTCTGAAGCCGTTTGGCTATGAACTGTTCGAGGGTAAGCCCAGCACCTTTGCTCCAGTGACAGAAATTCCGGTTCCCGCCAACTATACGATGGGCCCTGGTGATGAATTGAAAGTTCAGCTTTGGGGCAACGAAAACCGCCAGCTGTCACTGACTGTGTCCCGCGACGGCACCATAGATATGCCGGGAAAAGGGCCAGTTAATGTAGCGGGCATGAGCTTTCAGCAAGTCAGAGACGAAATCAGCAGGTTGGTTGCAGAACAGTACATTGGGGTGAAAGCTGCCGTATCTCTGGGTGAGTTGCGCAGTATGCGAGTTTTTGTGCTTGGTGAAGCGCGCACTCCGGGGTCGTTCAGTGTGAGTTCCCTGTCGACCATAACCAACCTGCTCTACGTATCTGGCGGTATTCGCCATACCGGCTCTCTGCGTAACATACAGTTGAAGCGAAATGGCAAGGTTGTCAGTACTCTGGACCTTTACGACTTACTACTGAAAGGTGACACCAGTGGCGACGTTCGCCTTCAGCCCGGAGACGCAGTATTTATTCCGGCCGTAGGCCCGCGTGTAGGGATAGACGGCGAAGTCTATCGCCCAGCCCTGTATGAAATTGCAAGCGCTACCACTCTGGAAGAACTGGTCAATCTGGCTGGTGGCTTCACGTCGCAAGCGTATCCGAAAATTACCCGTATAGAGCGCACAAACCAGGAATTTCTGCGCGTGATTGCTGAAGCCGATTTGACCAAGGCAGCCGGCAAGCAGGCTCGCATAAAAGCCGGTGATCGGGTGACGATTGCATCCATTGCCGACGTAACGGGACAATATGTCGAAATAACTGGCGCTGCAACGCGCACCGGCAAATTTGCCTGGGTTCCGGGTATGCGCGTGAGTTCCGTAATACGCAATCTGGATGCAGATCTGTTGCCGATGGCAGACACCAACTTCGCAGCCATCGTCAGAACCAACCCGGATACTCAGCAGATTTCGGTACTGAGCCTGCAGCTCAAAAATGCAGTAAGCAATCCCGGTGGGCCAGCCGATCTGGTCATGCATGAAAAAGACCAGTTACTGCTGTTTGCGGACGAAAGTAAGGGAGACTTCGAGCAGAGCTTTCCAGAAAAGCCTGAAATGGGCAATGGAAGCGATGTGGCGAGAAACAGGTCTGGTGAATTGGCACTAAACCGAACTGATGAACAAACAGACCCGCAGCGCTTTAGTCGCGATGCGCTCTTCTATCCTGTGGTAAAACGCTTGAAAGCCCAGGCAACACCATCAGCGCCGCAACAAACCATGACCATCAGCGGTCCTGTGCGCTACCCCGGTGAATACCCGTTACCGGCCACCGGTAAAGTAAGAGACGCCATCGTAATGGCCGGCGGTCTAACAGACTCCGCCCTGATGCTGGAAGCCGAGCTGGCCCGGCGCACTCGGGATGAAAACGGCGCAGAGCGAACCCGCCTGCAAACCATTGACCTGGCCAATGCAATGAATGATCAGGTAGACGTGTACCTGCAAAGCCGTGATCGATTGATGGTCAAATCCATACCGCTGTTCGGCGCCACACGCACCATCACATTAGATGGCGAAGTTGTGTATCCCGGGGAGTACACCTTTAGCGATGGCGAAACTCTGGCCGCGGTACTTCAGCGGGCCGGCGGCCTGACCAGCAACGCCTTTCCCCGTGGCGCCGTCTTCACCCGTGAAAAATTGCGCGAGCTGGAAGCCCGGCGCCTGCGCGAGGCTGAACAGCGGCTGCAAGGCGACCTGCTAGGGGTTCAGCTGGAAGGTGACAGCTTCGGTGGCCAAAATGCGCAGCGCGTAGACCAGGTAAAAGGTCTGTTGGATGATGTGCAAAGCAGCCGTCCGGTGGGCCGCATGGTTATTGACCTGCAGGCAGTGCTGAGTGACAGCGCCTACCAATCCATTCGCCTGCAAGACGGCGACACGCTGACAGTACCCACCATTCCACAAGCTGTCAGCGTATTTGGCGAAGTACAGTTCCCGACCAGCCATCTGCACGTAGCCGGGTTAACCGTTGACGACTACCTGGAGCGCTCCGGCGGCCCAACCCGCCAGGCGGACGAGAGCCGGGTGTACGTGGTGAAAGCGGACGGTTCAGTGATATTACCTGAGAAAAGCGCGTGGTTCGGTGGCCGCAGCCAGCAATTGCAGCCAGGTGATACAGTCATCATGCCGATTGATGTGGATCGCCTGAACCAACTTGAGCTTTGGACCAACGTGAGCCAGATCGTTTATCAAATGGCTCTGGGCGCAGCGGCAGTGGGGAACCTCTGATGAATCAGCGCATAGCATTCGAGCAGGTAAACCAGTACGCAGATGATGAAATCGATCTTCACCAGCTTTTCGCTACCTTGTGGGCCGGAAAGTGGCTCGTTATGGCGTTTACAATTCTATTTGCTGCGGGTGGCGTGGCATTTGCTCTTATGAAACCTGATATCTACCAGGCCAGCGTATTGGTGGCACCCGCTAACGAGGAAGGCGGCGTTAAAGGCCTGAGTGGCCAATTGGGAGGCTTGGCCAGCTTGGCAGGTATCAATCTGGGGGGCGGTGGTTCTAATCAAACGGTTATCGCCAAAGAAGTACTGCAGTCCCGTGCATTTCTGACTGACTTTATACGCCGGCATCAATTGGCCGTTCCGCTGAAGGCAGTTGAGGGCTGGAACAAAGAAAATCAGCAATGGCTATACAATCGCGAAGTCTATAACCCAGTAACCAAAGAGTGGCTGAAGGATGATGAAGGCGAAAGCTTTGCGCCCACTGATTGGGATCTGGTTAAGGCTTTCAAGGAAAACCATCTGAGCGTGAGCGAAAACAAAGATACCGGCATGCTCACAATCAGTATCAAAAACTTGTCCCCCGTCGCAGCAAAAGAATGGGCGAGGTTGTTGGTAGCCGATATTAACGAGCACATGCGTAAAGAAGATGTAGGCACTTCTGAAGCCCGCATTGCTTATCTGGAAAGTAAGCTGGAGGAAACCAGCATCGCTGGCATGCAACAAGTGTTTTACCAGCTCATTGAAAGCGAAACCCGGACGGTAATGCTGGCTAACGCGCAACCGGAATATGTGTTCAAAACCTTAGACCCTGCCGTAGCACCCCAAGAGAAAAGTGAGCCCAAGCGCACTTTGATTGTTGTGCTTGCGGTAATGCTGGGCGGCATGCTTGGTGTATTTGTTGTATTTCTCCGTGCCTTTCTCAAATCTGATCAAATCGAACCAAAATCATGAAACTTCTGATTACCGGCGGCGCCGGCTTTATCGGTTCCGCCGTCATACGTCATGTTATGAACAACACCACCGATGAAGTGGTAAACCTCGACAAACTGACGTACGCCGGCAATCTCGAAAGCTTAGCAGATGTCAGTAACAGCCAACGCTACGCCTTCGAACAAGTAGACATCTGCAACCGAGCAGAAGTAGACCGTGTGCTGGCTCAACAACAGCCAGACGCCATCATGCACCTGGCCGCCGAAAGCCATGTAGACCGCTCCATAGATGGCCCCGCGGAATTTATCGAAACCAATATAGTAGGAACCTACACCCTGCTGGAAGCCATCCGCCAATACTGGCAGGCCATGGAAGCCGAGAAAAAAGCCAACTTCCGCTTCCACCACATAAGCACAGACGAAGTCTACGGCGACCTCCCGCATCCCAATGGCTACCCGCGGGGTGAGACGACACACCCCTCTCCCCTCGCGGGAGAGGGGTCAGGGGAGAGGGGGAAATCTCTGCCTCTCTTCACAGAAGAGACGGCCTACGCCCCAAGCAGCCCCTATAGCGCCAGCAAAGCCAGCTCCGACCACCTGGTCCGCGCCTGGCAGCGCACTTACGGCCTGCCGGCACTAGTAACCAACTGCAGCAACAACTACGGCCCCTTCCACTTCCCGGAAAAGCTCGTCCCGTTGATGATCCTCAACGCCCTGGAAGGCAAGCCGCTCCCGGTTTACGGCAAAGGTGACCAGATTCGCGACTGGCTCTACGTAGAAGACCACGCCCGCGCCCTCTACAAAGTGCTCAAAGGAGGCGAGCCCGGCGAAACCTACAACATCGGCGGCCACAACGAAAAACAGAACATCGAAGTCGTCCATACCATCTGCAACATCCTCCAGGAACTCCGTCCGCAGGACCGAAACTACCGGGACTTGATCACAAACGTTAAAGACCGCCCCGGTCACGACATGCGTTACGCTATAGACGCCAGCAAAATCCAGAAAGAACTCGGCTGGGTCCCGGAAGAAACCTTCGAAACCGGCATCCGAAAAACCGTACAGTGGTACCTCCAAAACCTCGATTGGTGCCGGCGAGTACAAGATGGCAGTTACCAAAGAGAACGGTTGGGAGTTAACGCATGAAAGGCATCATCCTGGCAGGCGGCTCCGGTACCCGCCTCTACCCCATAACACTAGGCACCTCCAAACAACTGCTGCCAGTGTACGACAAGCCTATGATCTACTACCCGCTCTCTGTACTCATGCTGGCGGGCATCCGGGACATTCTTATCATCACCACGCCGGAAGATCTTGCTGGTTTCAAGCGTGCTTTAGGTAAGGGCGAACAGTTTGGCGTCACTCTGAGCTATGCTATACAGCCCAGCCCAGATGGCCTGGCGCAAGCATTCATCATTGGCGAAGAGTTCTTAGATAATAGCAGCGTCTGCCTAGTTCTCGGCGACAACATTTTCTATGGACAAGGTTTCACCCCGAAGCTGCTTGAGGCCGTCAAGCAAACTGAAGAGCATGGCGGAGCAACAATTTTCGGTTATCAGGTTAAAGACCCCGAGCGTTTTGGTGTAGTGGAGTTCGATAGTGCCCAAAAAGCAATTTCTATTGAAGAAAAGCCAGCTAAGCCAAAATCTCACTTTGCTGTGACCGGCCTCTATTTCTACGACAATGAAGTGATTGAAATTGCTAAAGCGGTTCAGCCTTCAAACCGGGGCGAACTGGAAATCACAGATGTAAACAAAGCCTACCTGAAGCAGGGTAATTTGAACGTCAACCTGCTGGGTCGCGGTTTTGCTTGGCTGGACACCGGCACTCACGAAAGTTTGCTAGAAGCCGCGCAATTTGTAGAAACCATTGAAAAGCGACAAGGTTATAAAATCGCCTGCCTGGAAGAGATCGCGTACAACTATGGTTGGTTAAGCAAAGAAAAGCTTGTGCAACAAGCAAAAGAGCTCCGTAAAAACAGTTACGGCGAGTACTTGAACGCCTTGGCACTTGGCGAACTCTAAAAGGCATTTTTGTGATTTTACATGTTGCAGTGCTAGACAAGTTTATTCCTCCATTCATTAAACTCATCAACGAGGGTTTTGGAGAGGAGGCTCACCAATTCTGGTTTACGGGCTCGATTGAAAAGTACCCGGTAGAAGTAAGTGAGTCCGTCTATGTTTGCAGTAAGGGCTTTTGGGCCAAACTGCGCGCCTATGCCAAACTCATATTACAGTGTCATTCTGCCCGCAAAATCATATTACACGGTCTCTTTGATATCAGGGTTGTGTTGATTCTTGCACTATGTCCATGGGTGTTACCGAAGTGCTATTGGGTTATCTGGGGTGGCGATCTCTATCAATATGCCAGAGCAAACAACGCCTGGCGTTCACGGACTAAAGAAGTCATTCGACGTTTTGTTATCCAGCGAATTGGTCATTTGATTACTTATATAAATGGCGATGTTGATCTAGCACGCAAGTGGTATGGCGCAAAAGGTGTCCACCACGAGTGTTTAATGTACCTCAGCAACGTGGTAGAGCGGACCATCATTTCCACGGGCTCTAAGAAAACCGACAGAAATAGCCTACGTATATTACTAGGAAACTCCGCAGATCCAAGTAATAATCATATTCAAGCCTTGGAGTTCCTAGTCCCATACAAAGATCAAGATATCAAGATATTTGTGCCGCTGTCTTATGGAGATCAAGGCCACGCCAAAAAGGTCATTAGTCAGGGTAGAGAGTGGTTTGGAGAGAAGTTTGTGCCTCTTACTGATTTTATTGCGTTTGATCAGTATCTGGAATTTTTGAAAAGTTTGGATCTCGCCATTTTTAATCACCAGCGGCAGCAAGCTATGGGGAATACGATCACTCTTCTGGGTATGGGTAAGACCGTATTCATGCAGAGCGATGTTAACCATTGGCGGTTTTTGAGCGGATTGGGAATAACTCTGAACGATGTAGCAGGGTTAACGCTGAGACAAATAGACAGTGAAGCGGCACAAGAGAACTCCCGAATTGTGCAGTCGTATTTCTCAAGGGAAACGCTGATGAACCAACTTACAGATATCTTCGAGGGATAGTATGGCCTATCTGACCAAAGAAGTACTAATGGGCATGGGGTTTAAGGCCTTAGGTGAAAACGTAAAAGTCAGCGATAGAGCGAGTATTTACAATCCTGAAACGATTGAAATTGGTGATCACTCGCGGATTGATGATTTTTGTGTGATTTCAGGACGAATTAAGATTGGAAGCTATGTTCATATTGCCCCTTTTTGCTTAGTTGCGGGGGGCGACGTAGGCATAACAATGGCAGACTTTTCCGGACTTGCCTACGGTGTTCAAGTGTTTTCCCAGTCAGATGATTATTCAGGCGGGACACTCACAAATCCGACGGTAGGTGATAAGTACAAAAGGGAGCGCAAAGCTGCCGTCTATATTGGGCGGCATGTCATTATTGGCGCAAGCTCTATCGTGTTCCCGGGGGTAGACCTTGCCGACGGTTGTTCTGTTGGTGCCATGACCTTGGTAAACAAAAGTACACAACCTTGGGGTATATACTCTGGCAATCCCGCTCGCCGAATCAAAGATCGTAAAAGAGATCTCCTAGCTC
This genomic interval carries:
- a CDS encoding SLBB domain-containing protein; its protein translation is MNLKRFLFSSALLMPLCVFAQSITPAQVQQFQSLPTAQQEALARQYGVDLDQIQGSAAQPGPEVNQQISVVEPLEKEAGQNEKEDQSDSQLSKEEQAFSKKNFGLKPFGYELFEGKPSTFAPVTEIPVPANYTMGPGDELKVQLWGNENRQLSLTVSRDGTIDMPGKGPVNVAGMSFQQVRDEISRLVAEQYIGVKAAVSLGELRSMRVFVLGEARTPGSFSVSSLSTITNLLYVSGGIRHTGSLRNIQLKRNGKVVSTLDLYDLLLKGDTSGDVRLQPGDAVFIPAVGPRVGIDGEVYRPALYEIASATTLEELVNLAGGFTSQAYPKITRIERTNQEFLRVIAEADLTKAAGKQARIKAGDRVTIASIADVTGQYVEITGAATRTGKFAWVPGMRVSSVIRNLDADLLPMADTNFAAIVRTNPDTQQISVLSLQLKNAVSNPGGPADLVMHEKDQLLLFADESKGDFEQSFPEKPEMGNGSDVARNRSGELALNRTDEQTDPQRFSRDALFYPVVKRLKAQATPSAPQQTMTISGPVRYPGEYPLPATGKVRDAIVMAGGLTDSALMLEAELARRTRDENGAERTRLQTIDLANAMNDQVDVYLQSRDRLMVKSIPLFGATRTITLDGEVVYPGEYTFSDGETLAAVLQRAGGLTSNAFPRGAVFTREKLRELEARRLREAEQRLQGDLLGVQLEGDSFGGQNAQRVDQVKGLLDDVQSSRPVGRMVIDLQAVLSDSAYQSIRLQDGDTLTVPTIPQAVSVFGEVQFPTSHLHVAGLTVDDYLERSGGPTRQADESRVYVVKADGSVILPEKSAWFGGRSQQLQPGDTVIMPIDVDRLNQLELWTNVSQIVYQMALGAAAVGNL
- a CDS encoding dTDP-glucose 4,6-dehydratase; protein product: MKLLITGGAGFIGSAVIRHVMNNTTDEVVNLDKLTYAGNLESLADVSNSQRYAFEQVDICNRAEVDRVLAQQQPDAIMHLAAESHVDRSIDGPAEFIETNIVGTYTLLEAIRQYWQAMEAEKKANFRFHHISTDEVYGDLPHPNGYPRGETTHPSPLAGEGSGERGKSLPLFTEETAYAPSSPYSASKASSDHLVRAWQRTYGLPALVTNCSNNYGPFHFPEKLVPLMILNALEGKPLPVYGKGDQIRDWLYVEDHARALYKVLKGGEPGETYNIGGHNEKQNIEVVHTICNILQELRPQDRNYRDLITNVKDRPGHDMRYAIDASKIQKELGWVPEETFETGIRKTVQWYLQNLDWCRRVQDGSYQRERLGVNA
- the rfbA gene encoding glucose-1-phosphate thymidylyltransferase RfbA; amino-acid sequence: MKGIILAGGSGTRLYPITLGTSKQLLPVYDKPMIYYPLSVLMLAGIRDILIITTPEDLAGFKRALGKGEQFGVTLSYAIQPSPDGLAQAFIIGEEFLDNSSVCLVLGDNIFYGQGFTPKLLEAVKQTEEHGGATIFGYQVKDPERFGVVEFDSAQKAISIEEKPAKPKSHFAVTGLYFYDNEVIEIAKAVQPSNRGELEITDVNKAYLKQGNLNVNLLGRGFAWLDTGTHESLLEAAQFVETIEKRQGYKIACLEEIAYNYGWLSKEKLVQQAKELRKNSYGEYLNALALGEL
- a CDS encoding Wzz/FepE/Etk N-terminal domain-containing protein, which encodes MNQRIAFEQVNQYADDEIDLHQLFATLWAGKWLVMAFTILFAAGGVAFALMKPDIYQASVLVAPANEEGGVKGLSGQLGGLASLAGINLGGGGSNQTVIAKEVLQSRAFLTDFIRRHQLAVPLKAVEGWNKENQQWLYNREVYNPVTKEWLKDDEGESFAPTDWDLVKAFKENHLSVSENKDTGMLTISIKNLSPVAAKEWARLLVADINEHMRKEDVGTSEARIAYLESKLEETSIAGMQQVFYQLIESETRTVMLANAQPEYVFKTLDPAVAPQEKSEPKRTLIVVLAVMLGGMLGVFVVFLRAFLKSDQIEPKS
- a CDS encoding Wzz/FepE/Etk N-terminal domain-containing protein, with protein sequence MNNTQSTPSGGQRPDYSDEISLVDLVATFIRRRRVFYVVFVTVTLAGLAYALWMPDEYEYASLIQIAQKDSKEFVQPPETIIATLESRWFPEVKAIYREKHGRKLPFNVSFINPESTGLIRFSSNTTKEEEKSVGAAHSSLISSVEDHQKVLIEGERQSLERQLVSLEKAIETLKGEKDAGEAIAGTIERRSRLEAKLEGLQGAEVLVTSRQSAEKVAPKRRLIVVLAVLLGSMLGVFLVFISEFAALVREQVATESAG
- a CDS encoding capsule assembly Wzi family protein — translated: MTLKHWALVGGAVACLTSTFTIAAPWLEPGDARARYAVQKLADRGHLQRPVTSWPIMWGSITNGLNEAEAKPEAVTGLARNYLEFERAQQASPGFRSELEVVGTNEVAMVQGFDRGPMAEATVKLDVQWQGQNWAFGLSPSYAHNPDDDENVRFDGSYLAATAGNWVFGAGAIDRWWGPGWQSSLILSSNARPLPSVWLNRKDASAPESRWLSWVGPWQFTVLAGQYEKERKVPEAKLIGMRLNVRPLDGLELGFSRAIMFGGEGRPEGASTIWNALIGKDNGQLEENDPGNQLAGIDARYGFAIGKQSMGLYGQMMGEDEAGAFPARKSWLLGSDWTSELLNGEQQWFVEYANTLADDFLGDAMPNITYDHSRYNSGYRYYGRTMGASFSGDAEAVTLGGFHFFDDGRNLSASLSFVEFNKDGISRTPVIDKDIKLMVPAENAKQVIAKVGYGTELLNGWLDLSAQFADKKLELVNPADNEAGQWSVGASWRYRF
- a CDS encoding TDP-N-acetylfucosamine:lipid II N-acetylfucosaminyltransferase is translated as MILHVAVLDKFIPPFIKLINEGFGEEAHQFWFTGSIEKYPVEVSESVYVCSKGFWAKLRAYAKLILQCHSARKIILHGLFDIRVVLILALCPWVLPKCYWVIWGGDLYQYARANNAWRSRTKEVIRRFVIQRIGHLITYINGDVDLARKWYGAKGVHHECLMYLSNVVERTIISTGSKKTDRNSLRILLGNSADPSNNHIQALEFLVPYKDQDIKIFVPLSYGDQGHAKKVISQGREWFGEKFVPLTDFIAFDQYLEFLKSLDLAIFNHQRQQAMGNTITLLGMGKTVFMQSDVNHWRFLSGLGITLNDVAGLTLRQIDSEAAQENSRIVQSYFSRETLMNQLTDIFEG
- a CDS encoding acyltransferase, translated to MAYLTKEVLMGMGFKALGENVKVSDRASIYNPETIEIGDHSRIDDFCVISGRIKIGSYVHIAPFCLVAGGDVGITMADFSGLAYGVQVFSQSDDYSGGTLTNPTVGDKYKRERKAAVYIGRHVIIGASSIVFPGVDLADGCSVGAMTLVNKSTQPWGIYSGNPARRIKDRKRDLLALEAQFVKEQQE